In one window of Escherichia coli DSM 30083 = JCM 1649 = ATCC 11775 DNA:
- the ytjA gene encoding DUF1328 domain-containing protein, protein MFRWGIIFLVIALIAAALGFGGLAGTAAGAAKIVFVVGIILFLVSLFMGRKRP, encoded by the coding sequence ATGTTTCGTTGGGGCATCATATTTCTGGTTATCGCGTTAATCGCCGCCGCACTTGGGTTTGGTGGTCTGGCCGGTACCGCTGCAGGCGCAGCTAAAATTGTCTTTGTCGTCGGGATTATTCTGTTCCTGGTGAGTTTGTTCATGGGCCGAAAACGACCCTAG
- the osmY gene encoding molecular chaperone OsmY, producing MTMTRLKISKTLLAVMLTSAVATGSAYAENNAQTTNESAGQKVDSSMNKVGNFMDDSAITAKVKAALVDHDNIKSTDISVKTDQKVVTLSGFVESQAQAEEAVKVAKGVEGVTSVSDKLHVRDAKEGSVKGYAGDTATTSEIKAKLLADDIVPSRHVKVETTDGVVQLSGTVDSQAQSDRAESIAKAVDGVKSVKNDLKTK from the coding sequence ATGACTATGACAAGACTGAAGATTTCGAAAACTCTGCTGGCTGTAATGTTGACCTCTGCCGTCGCGACCGGCTCTGCCTACGCGGAAAACAACGCGCAGACTACCAATGAAAGCGCAGGGCAAAAAGTCGATAGCTCTATGAATAAAGTCGGTAATTTCATGGATGACAGCGCCATCACCGCGAAAGTGAAGGCGGCCCTGGTGGATCATGACAACATCAAGAGCACCGATATCTCTGTAAAAACCGATCAAAAAGTCGTGACCCTGAGCGGTTTCGTTGAAAGCCAGGCCCAGGCCGAAGAGGCAGTGAAAGTGGCGAAAGGCGTTGAAGGGGTGACCTCTGTCAGCGACAAACTGCACGTTCGCGACGCTAAAGAAGGCTCGGTGAAGGGCTACGCGGGTGACACCGCCACCACCAGTGAAATCAAAGCCAAACTGCTGGCGGACGATATCGTCCCTTCCCGTCATGTGAAAGTTGAAACCACCGACGGCGTGGTTCAGCTCTCCGGTACCGTCGATTCTCAGGCACAAAGTGACCGTGCTGAAAGTATCGCCAAAGCGGTAGATGGTGTGAAAAGCGTTAAAAATGATCTGAAAACTAAGTAA
- the yjjZ gene encoding DUF1435 domain-containing protein, with the protein MLQRTLGSGWGVLLPGLLIAGLMYADLSSDQWRIVILMGLVLTPMMLYHKQLRHYILLPSCLALIAGIMLMIMNLNQG; encoded by the coding sequence ATGTTGCAACGTACGCTGGGCAGTGGCTGGGGAGTGTTGCTGCCGGGATTGCTGATTGCAGGGCTGATGTATGCGGATTTATCGTCAGATCAGTGGCGGATTGTCATTCTGATGGGATTAGTATTGACGCCGATGATGCTGTATCACAAACAGTTGCGGCATTACATTTTGCTACCATCGTGCCTGGCACTTATTGCTGGCATCATGCTGATGATAATGAATTTGAATCAGGGATGA
- the yjjP gene encoding threonine/serine ThrE exporter family protein yields the protein MQTEQQRAVTRLCIQCGLFLLQHGAESALVDELSSRLGRALGMDSVESSISSNAIVLTTIKDGQCLTSTRKNHDRGINMHVVTEVQHIVILAEHHLLDYKGVEKRFSQIQPLRYPRWLVALMVGLSCACFCKLNNGGWDGAVITFFASTTAMYIRQLLAQRHLHPQINFCLTAFAATTISGLLLQLPTFSNTPTIAMAASVLLLVPGFPLINAVADMFKGHINTGLARWAIASLLTLATCVGVVMALTIWGLRGWV from the coding sequence ATGCAAACTGAGCAACAGCGAGCCGTAACACGGCTTTGTATCCAGTGTGGATTATTTCTTTTGCAACATGGTGCGGAAAGCGCGTTGGTTGATGAGCTTTCCTCACGACTGGGTCGGGCACTGGGAATGGACAGCGTCGAAAGTTCTATCTCTTCGAACGCCATAGTGCTGACAACTATTAAAGATGGGCAATGCCTGACATCGACACGTAAAAATCACGATCGCGGCATTAATATGCATGTGGTGACTGAAGTCCAGCACATTGTGATTCTTGCGGAGCATCATCTGCTGGATTACAAAGGCGTAGAGAAACGATTTAGCCAAATTCAGCCATTACGTTACCCAAGATGGCTGGTAGCCTTAATGGTTGGCCTTTCTTGCGCCTGTTTCTGTAAACTCAATAACGGTGGCTGGGATGGTGCCGTCATCACCTTCTTTGCCAGTACGACCGCGATGTATATCCGCCAGCTGCTGGCACAACGTCATCTTCATCCACAGATCAACTTTTGCCTTACCGCTTTCGCCGCCACCACCATTTCCGGATTGCTTTTGCAACTCCCCACTTTCAGCAATACCCCCACCATTGCGATGGCCGCCAGCGTTCTGCTGCTAGTGCCGGGCTTTCCGTTGATTAATGCCGTCGCCGATATGTTTAAAGGCCACATCAATACCGGACTGGCACGCTGGGCGATCGCCAGTCTGCTGACACTGGCTACCTGCGTCGGCGTAGTGATGGCACTGACGATTTGGGGGCTACGCGGATGGGTGTGA
- the prfC gene encoding peptide chain release factor 3, whose product MTLSPYLQEVAKRRTFAIISHPDAGKTTITEKVLLFGQAIQTAGTVKGRGSNQHAKSDWMEMEKQRGISITTSVMQFPYHDCLVNLLDTPGHEDFSEDTYRTLTAVDCCLMVIDAAKGVEDRTRKLMEVTRLRDTPILTFMNKLDRDIRDPMELLDEVENELKIGCAPITWPIGCGKLFKGVYHLYKDETYLYQSGKGHTIQEVRIVKGLNNPDLDAAVGEDLAQQLRDELELVKGASNEFDKELFLAGEITPVFFGTALGNFGVDHMLDGLVEWAPAPMPRQTDTRTVEASEDKFTGFVFKIQANMDPKHRDRVAFMRVVSGKYEKGMKLRQVRTAKDVVISDALTFMAGDRSHVEEAYPGDILGLHNHGTIQIGDTFTQGEMMKFTGIPNFAPELFRRIRLKDPLKQKQLLKGLVQLSEEGAVQVFRPISNNDLIVGAVGVLQFDVVVARLKSEYNVEAVYESVNVATARWVECADAKKFEEFKRKNESQLALDGGDNLAYIATSMVNLRLAQERYPDVQFHQTREH is encoded by the coding sequence ATGACGTTGTCTCCTTATTTGCAAGAGGTGGCGAAGCGCCGCACTTTTGCCATTATTTCTCACCCGGACGCCGGTAAGACTACCATCACCGAGAAGGTGCTGCTGTTCGGACAGGCCATTCAGACCGCCGGTACAGTAAAAGGCCGTGGTTCCAACCAGCACGCTAAGTCGGACTGGATGGAGATGGAAAAGCAGCGTGGGATCTCCATTACTACGTCTGTGATGCAGTTTCCGTATCACGATTGCCTGGTTAACCTGCTCGACACCCCGGGGCACGAAGACTTCTCGGAAGATACCTATCGTACCCTGACGGCGGTGGACTGCTGCCTGATGGTTATCGACGCCGCAAAAGGTGTTGAAGATCGTACCCGTAAGCTGATGGAAGTTACCCGTCTGCGCGACACGCCGATCCTCACCTTTATGAACAAACTTGACCGTGATATCCGCGACCCGATGGAGCTGCTCGATGAAGTTGAGAACGAGCTGAAAATCGGCTGTGCGCCGATCACCTGGCCGATTGGCTGCGGCAAGCTGTTTAAAGGCGTTTACCACCTTTATAAAGACGAAACCTATCTCTATCAGAGCGGTAAAGGCCACACCATTCAGGAAGTCCGCATTGTTAAAGGGCTGAATAACCCGGATCTCGATGCTGCGGTTGGTGAAGATCTGGCACAGCAGCTGCGTGACGAACTGGAACTGGTGAAAGGCGCGTCTAACGAGTTCGACAAAGAGCTGTTCCTTGCGGGCGAAATCACTCCGGTATTCTTCGGTACTGCGCTGGGTAACTTCGGCGTCGATCATATGTTGGATGGCCTGGTGGAGTGGGCACCTGCGCCGATGCCGCGTCAGACTGATACCCGTACCGTAGAAGCGAGCGAAGATAAATTTACCGGCTTCGTATTTAAAATTCAGGCCAACATGGACCCGAAACACCGCGACCGCGTGGCGTTTATGCGTGTGGTGTCCGGTAAATATGAAAAAGGCATGAAACTGCGCCAGGTGCGCACTGCGAAAGATGTGGTGATCTCCGACGCGCTGACCTTTATGGCGGGTGACCGTTCGCACGTTGAAGAAGCGTATCCGGGCGATATCCTCGGCCTGCACAACCACGGCACCATTCAGATCGGCGACACCTTTACCCAGGGTGAGATGATGAAGTTCACCGGTATTCCGAACTTCGCACCAGAACTGTTCCGTCGTATCCGCCTGAAAGATCCGCTGAAGCAAAAACAGCTGCTCAAAGGGCTGGTACAGCTTTCCGAAGAGGGCGCGGTGCAGGTGTTCCGTCCAATCTCCAACAACGATCTGATCGTTGGTGCAGTTGGTGTGCTGCAGTTTGATGTGGTGGTAGCGCGCCTGAAGAGCGAATACAACGTTGAAGCAGTGTATGAGTCAGTCAACGTTGCCACTGCCCGCTGGGTAGAATGTGCAGACGCGAAGAAATTCGAAGAGTTCAAGCGTAAGAACGAAAGCCAACTGGCGCTTGATGGCGGCGATAACCTCGCTTACATCGCTACCAGCATGGTCAACCTGCGCCTGGCACAGGAACGTTATCCGGACGTTCAGTTCCACCAGACCCGCGAGCATTAA
- the yjjU gene encoding patatin family protein, which yields MGQRIPVTLGNIAPLSLRPFQPGRIALVCEGGGQRGIFTAGVLDEFMRAQFNPFDLYLGTSAGAQNLSAFICNQPGYARKVIMRYTTKREFFDPLRFVRGGNLIDLDWLVEATASQMPLQMDTAARLFDSGKSFYMCACRQDDYAPNYFLPTKQNWLDVIRASSAIPGFYRSGVSLEGINYLDGGISDAIPVKEAARQGAKTLVVIRTVPSQMYYTPQWFKRMERWLGDSSLQPLVNLVQHHETSYRDIQQFIEKPPGKLRIFEIYPPKPLHSIALGSRIPALREDYKLGRLCGRYFLATVGKLLTEKAPLTRHLVPVVTPESIVIPPAPVANDTLVAEVSDAPQANDPTFNNEDLA from the coding sequence GTGGGGCAGCGAATACCTGTAACGCTTGGTAATATTGCGCCGTTGTCGCTAAGGCCGTTCCAGCCTGGACGAATAGCTCTGGTGTGCGAAGGCGGCGGACAGCGTGGAATTTTCACGGCTGGCGTGCTGGATGAGTTTATGCGCGCGCAGTTTAATCCTTTCGATCTTTATCTCGGCACATCTGCCGGGGCGCAGAACCTCTCGGCGTTTATCTGCAATCAGCCCGGTTACGCGCGCAAAGTCATCATGCGCTATACCACAAAACGCGAATTTTTCGATCCATTGCGCTTTGTCCGTGGAGGAAATCTTATCGATCTCGACTGGCTGGTGGAGGCCACTGCAAGCCAGATGCCGTTGCAAATGGATACCGCCGCGCGGTTGTTTGACAGCGGCAAATCGTTTTATATGTGCGCCTGTCGTCAGGATGACTACGCGCCGAATTACTTTTTACCAACCAAACAAAACTGGCTGGATGTGATTCGCGCCTCCAGTGCGATACCTGGCTTTTATCGTAGCGGAGTGTCGCTGGAAGGCATTAACTACCTGGATGGCGGGATCAGTGATGCGATTCCGGTTAAAGAGGCGGCAAGGCAGGGCGCTAAAACGTTGGTCGTCATTCGCACTGTGCCGTCACAAATGTACTACACGCCGCAGTGGTTCAAACGCATGGAACGCTGGCTGGGTGACAGTAGCCTGCAGCCGCTGGTCAATCTGGTGCAGCATCATGAAACCAGCTATCGTGACATTCAGCAATTTATTGAGAAACCACCGGGCAAGCTGCGGATATTCGAAATTTATCCGCCGAAGCCATTACATAGTATCGCGCTTGGCAGTCGGATTCCGGCGCTGCGTGAAGACTATAAACTTGGGCGTTTATGCGGTCGTTATTTCCTCGCCACGGTTGGCAAGCTATTAACTGAAAAAGCGCCGCTTACCCGCCATCTGGTGCCAGTGGTGACGCCGGAATCGATTGTCATTCCGCCTGCGCCAGTCGCCAACGATACGCTGGTTGCCGAAGTGAGCGACGCTCCGCAGGCGAACGACCCGACATTTAACAATGAGGATCTGGCTTGA
- the bglJ gene encoding DNA-binding transcriptional activator BglJ, with the protein MEHSRIKKRNVALIEKCVMSSIGIESLFRKFAGNPYKLHTYTSQESFQDAMSRISFAAVIFSFSAMRSERREGLSCLTELAIKFPRTRRLVIADDDIEARLIGSLSPSPLDGVLSKASTLEIFHQELFLSLNGVRQATDRLNNQWYINQSRTLSPTEREILRFMSRGYSMTQIAEQLKRNIKTIRAHKFNVMSKLGVSSDAGLLEAADILLCMRHCETSNVLHPY; encoded by the coding sequence ATGGAACACAGCCGAATTAAGAAGAGAAATGTCGCACTCATAGAAAAATGCGTCATGAGTAGTATCGGTATTGAGAGTTTATTCAGAAAGTTTGCGGGTAACCCTTATAAGCTCCATACCTATACCAGTCAGGAGTCATTTCAGGATGCCATGTCGCGGATCTCGTTTGCGGCGGTCATTTTTTCTTTTTCTGCCATGAGAAGTGAGCGCAGAGAGGGATTATCTTGCCTGACTGAACTGGCGATTAAGTTTCCGCGTACCCGGCGTTTAGTTATTGCGGATGATGATATTGAAGCTCGGCTGATTGGTTCATTGTCGCCATCACCGCTGGACGGTGTATTAAGTAAAGCGTCAACGCTGGAGATTTTTCATCAGGAACTCTTTTTGTCATTAAATGGTGTACGTCAGGCGACCGACCGACTGAACAATCAGTGGTACATTAACCAAAGCCGGACGTTAAGCCCGACGGAGAGAGAAATATTGCGCTTTATGTCGCGTGGCTACTCAATGACACAAATTGCCGAGCAGCTTAAACGCAATATCAAAACGATCCGTGCACATAAATTTAATGTGATGTCGAAACTGGGCGTCAGTTCTGACGCAGGGTTGTTGGAGGCCGCAGATATTCTGTTATGTATGCGGCATTGCGAAACAAGTAATGTGTTGCATCCCTATTAA
- the holD gene encoding DNA polymerase III subunit psi, whose product MTSRRDWQLQQLGITQWSLRRPGALQGEIAIAIPAHVRLVMVANDLPALTDPLVSDVLRALTVSPDQVLQLTPEKIAMLPQGSHCNSWRLGTDEPLSLEGAQVASPALTDLRANPTARAALWQQICTYEHDFFPRND is encoded by the coding sequence ATGACATCCCGACGAGACTGGCAGTTACAGCAACTGGGCATTACCCAGTGGTCGCTGCGTCGCCCTGGCGCGTTGCAGGGGGAGATTGCCATTGCGATCCCGGCACACGTCCGTCTGGTGATGGTGGCAAACGATCTTCCCGCCCTGACTGATCCTTTAGTGAGCGATGTTCTGCGCGCATTAACCGTCAGCCCCGACCAGGTGCTGCAACTGACGCCAGAAAAAATCGCGATGCTGCCGCAAGGCAGTCACTGCAACAGTTGGCGGTTGGGTACTGACGAACCGCTATCACTGGAAGGCGCTCAGGTGGCATCACCGGCGCTCACCGATTTACGGGCAAACCCAACGGCACGCGCCGCGTTATGGCAACAAATTTGCACATATGAACACGATTTCTTCCCTCGAAACGACTGA
- the rimI gene encoding ribosomal protein S18-alanine N-acetyltransferase, whose translation MNTISSLETTDLPAAYHIEQRAHAFPWSEKTFASNQGERYLNFQLTQNGKMAAFAITQVVLDEATLFNIAVDPDYQRQGLGRALLEHLIDELEKRGVATLWLEVRASNAAAIALYESLGFNEATIRRNYYPTTDGREDAIIMALPISM comes from the coding sequence ATGAACACGATTTCTTCCCTCGAAACGACTGATTTACCGGCGGCTTACCACATTGAACAACGCGCCCACGCCTTTCCGTGGAGTGAAAAAACGTTTGCCAGCAACCAGGGCGAGCGTTATCTCAACTTTCAGTTAACGCAAAACGGCAAAATGGCGGCGTTTGCGATTACGCAAGTGGTGCTGGATGAAGCTACATTGTTCAATATTGCGGTCGATCCTGACTATCAGCGTCAGGGATTGGGAAGGGCGCTGCTGGAACATCTGATCGACGAACTGGAAAAACGCGGCGTGGCGACACTATGGCTGGAAGTCCGTGCTTCAAACGCTGCCGCCATTGCCCTGTACGAAAGTTTAGGCTTTAACGAGGCGACGATTCGCCGCAATTACTACCCCACCACGGACGGTCGCGAAGACGCCATCATCATGGCGTTGCCAATCAGTATGTAA
- the yjjG gene encoding pyrimidine 5'-nucleotidase gives MKWDWIFFDADETLFTFDSFTGLQRMFLDYSVTFTAEDFQDYQAVNKPLWVDYQNGAITSLQLQHGRFESWAERLNVEPGKLNEAFINAMAEICTPLPGAVSLLNAIRGNAKIGIITNGFSALQQVRLERTGLRDYFDLLVISEEVGVAKPNKKIFDYALEQAGNPDRSRVLMVGDTAESDILGGINAGLATCWLNAHHREQPEGIAPTWTVSSLHELEQLLCKH, from the coding sequence ATGAAGTGGGACTGGATTTTCTTTGATGCCGATGAAACGCTGTTTACCTTTGACTCATTCACCGGCCTGCAGCGGATGTTTCTTGATTACAGCGTCACCTTTACCGCTGAAGATTTTCAGGACTATCAGGCCGTTAACAAGCCACTGTGGGTGGATTATCAAAACGGCGCGATCACTTCATTACAGCTTCAGCACGGGCGGTTTGAGAGCTGGGCCGAACGGCTGAACGTCGAGCCAGGTAAACTCAACGAAGCCTTTATTAATGCGATGGCGGAAATCTGCACGCCGCTGCCGGGCGCGGTTTCTCTGCTTAACGCCATTCGTGGCAACGCCAAAATCGGCATCATCACCAACGGCTTTAGTGCCTTGCAACAGGTGCGTCTGGAACGCACGGGCCTGCGTGATTACTTCGATTTGCTGGTGATTTCCGAAGAAGTTGGCGTTGCCAAACCGAATAAGAAAATTTTCGATTATGCGCTGGAACAGGCGGGCAATCCTGACCGTTCACGCGTGCTGATGGTTGGCGACACTGCCGAGTCCGATATTCTCGGTGGCATCAACGCCGGGCTTGCGACCTGCTGGCTGAATGCACACCATCGCGAGCAACCAGAAGGCATCGCGCCCACCTGGACCGTTTCTTCGTTGCACGAACTGGAGCAGCTCCTGTGTAAACACTGA
- the fhuF gene encoding siderophore-iron reductase FhuF has product MAYRSAPLYEDVIWRTHLQPQDPTLAQAVRATIAKHREHLLEFIRLDEPAPLNAMTLAQWSSPNVLSSLLAVYSDHIYRNQPMMIRENKPLISLWAQWYIGLMVPPLMLALLTQEKALDVSPEHFHAEFHETGRVACFWVDVCEDKNATPHSPQHRMETLISQALVPVVQALEATGEINGKLIWSNTGYLINWYLTEMKQLLGEATVESLRHALFFEKTLTNGEDNPLWRTVVLRDGLLVRRTCCQRYRLPDVQQCGDCTLK; this is encoded by the coding sequence ATGGCCTATCGTTCCGCACCGCTCTATGAAGATGTCATCTGGCGAACGCATCTCCAGCCGCAGGATCCCACGCTTGCGCAAGCCGTGCGGGCGACGATCGCAAAACATCGTGAACATTTGCTGGAGTTTATCCGCCTGGATGAACCTGCCCCACTTAACGCCATGACGCTGGCGCAATGGTCATCACCGAATGTGCTAAGTTCTCTGCTGGCGGTCTATTCCGATCATATCTATCGCAACCAACCGATGATGATCCGCGAGAACAAACCGCTGATCTCACTATGGGCACAATGGTATATCGGCCTGATGGTGCCACCATTAATGCTGGCGCTACTGACGCAGGAAAAGGCATTAGATGTGTCGCCGGAACATTTCCATGCTGAGTTTCACGAAACCGGACGCGTCGCCTGTTTCTGGGTCGATGTGTGTGAAGATAAAAACGCAACACCACATTCGCCGCAGCATCGAATGGAAACGTTAATCAGCCAGGCGCTGGTTCCGGTTGTGCAAGCACTAGAAGCGACCGGAGAGATCAACGGCAAACTTATCTGGAGTAATACCGGTTATTTGATCAACTGGTATCTCACTGAGATGAAGCAACTGCTCGGCGAGGCTACTGTTGAATCGCTGCGCCATGCCCTCTTTTTTGAGAAAACGCTCACGAACGGTGAAGATAATCCACTCTGGCGTACCGTGGTACTGCGCGACGGCCTGCTGGTGCGCCGCACTTGCTGCCAGCGTTATCGCTTACCGGATGTGCAGCAATGTGGCGATTGTACGCTGAAATGA
- the dnaT gene encoding primosomal protein DnaT, translating to MSSRVLTPDVVGIDALVHDHQTVLAKAEGGVVAVFANNAPAFYAVTPARLAELLALEEKLARPGSDVALDDQLYQEPQAAPVAVPMGKFAMYPDWQPDADFIRLAALWGVALREPVTTEELASFIAYWQAEGKVFHHVQWQQKLARSLQIGRASNGGLPKRDVNTVSEPDSQIPPGFRG from the coding sequence ATGTCTTCCAGAGTTTTGACCCCGGACGTCGTTGGTATTGACGCCCTGGTACACGATCACCAAACCGTTCTGGCAAAAGCTGAAGGCGGTGTGGTTGCCGTATTTGCTAACAATGCCCCGGCGTTTTATGCCGTCACGCCTGCACGCCTGGCTGAACTGCTGGCGCTGGAAGAAAAGCTGGCGCGTCCGGGAAGCGATGTCGCTCTGGACGATCAACTCTATCAGGAACCGCAAGCCGCTCCCGTTGCTGTACCCATGGGGAAATTCGCCATGTATCCGGACTGGCAACCCGATGCCGATTTTATCCGCCTGGCGGCGCTATGGGGCGTGGCGCTAAGAGAGCCGGTGACCACCGAAGAACTGGCCTCATTCATTGCCTACTGGCAGGCGGAAGGTAAAGTCTTTCACCATGTGCAGTGGCAACAAAAACTGGCGCGCAGCCTGCAAATCGGTCGTGCCAGCAACGGCGGACTGCCGAAACGAGATGTGAATACGGTCAGCGAACCTGACAGCCAAATTCCACCAGGATTCAGAGGGTAA
- the yjjB gene encoding threonine/serine exporter, protein MGVIEFLLALAQDMILAAIPAVGFAMVFNVPVRALRWCALLGSIGHGSRMILMTSGLNIEWSTFMASMLVGTIGIQWSRWYLAHPKVFTVAAVIPMFPGISAYTAMISAVKISQLGYSEPLMITLLTNFLTASSIVGALSIGLSIPGLWLYRKRPRV, encoded by the coding sequence ATGGGTGTGATCGAATTTCTGTTAGCGTTGGCGCAGGATATGATCCTCGCCGCCATTCCTGCGGTCGGCTTTGCGATGGTGTTCAACGTTCCCGTGCGGGCGTTACGCTGGTGTGCGCTGCTTGGCTCGATAGGTCATGGTTCCCGAATGATCTTGATGACCAGCGGGTTGAATATTGAGTGGTCAACCTTTATGGCTTCTATGCTGGTCGGTACCATTGGTATTCAATGGTCGCGCTGGTATCTGGCGCATCCGAAAGTGTTTACCGTGGCGGCCGTTATCCCTATGTTCCCGGGCATATCGGCTTATACCGCAATGATTTCGGCGGTAAAAATCAGCCAGTTAGGTTACAGCGAACCGTTGATGATTACCCTGTTAACCAACTTTCTTACAGCTTCATCGATTGTTGGTGCGTTATCCATCGGTCTTTCCATTCCTGGATTATGGTTGTACCGCAAGCGCCCTCGCGTATAA
- the yjjQ gene encoding helix-turn-helix domain-containing protein, with amino-acid sequence MLPGCCKNGIVISKIPVMQAGLKEVMRTHFPEYEIISSASAEDLTLLQLRRSGLVIADLAGESEDPRSVCEHYYSLISQYREIHWVFMVSRSWYSQAVELLMCPTATLLSDVEPIENLVKTVRSGNTHAERISAMLTSPAMTETHDFSYRSVILTLSERKVLRLLGKGWGINQIASLLKKSNKTISAQKNSAMRRLAIHSNAEMYAWINSAQGARELNLPSVYGDAAEWNTAELRREMSHS; translated from the coding sequence ATGTTGCCAGGATGCTGCAAAAATGGAATTGTTATCAGTAAAATACCTGTTATGCAAGCAGGGTTAAAAGAGGTCATGAGGACTCACTTCCCTGAATATGAAATAATATCCAGCGCCTCTGCGGAGGACCTTACCTTATTACAATTACGTCGTTCCGGATTAGTCATTGCTGATTTAGCCGGTGAAAGTGAAGATCCACGTTCTGTTTGTGAACATTATTATTCTTTAATCTCACAATATCGGGAAATTCACTGGGTTTTCATGGTGTCACGCTCCTGGTATTCCCAGGCAGTAGAACTGCTCATGTGCCCTACGGCGACGTTATTGTCTGATGTTGAACCCATTGAGAATCTGGTCAAGACCGTACGTTCCGGCAATACGCACGCAGAGCGTATCAGCGCCATGCTGACCTCCCCGGCAATGACTGAAACTCATGATTTTAGCTATCGCTCCGTCATTCTCACTCTTTCAGAGCGCAAGGTACTGCGGCTATTAGGTAAAGGATGGGGCATCAACCAGATAGCTTCATTGCTTAAGAAAAGTAATAAAACTATCAGCGCCCAAAAAAACAGTGCGATGCGTCGACTGGCAATTCACAGCAACGCTGAAATGTATGCATGGATAAATAGCGCGCAGGGTGCAAGAGAACTTAACTTGCCTTCTGTTTATGGAGATGCCGCAGAATGGAACACAGCCGAATTAAGAAGAGAAATGTCGCACTCATAG
- the rsmC gene encoding 16S rRNA (guanine(1207)-N(2))-methyltransferase RsmC, producing MSAFTPASEVLLRHSDDFEQSRILFAGDLQDDLPARLDTAASRAHTQQFHHWQVLSRQMGDNARFSLVATADDVADCDTLIYYWPKNKPEAQFQLMNLLSLLPVGTDIFVVGENRSGVRSAEQMLADYAPLNKVDSARRCGLYFGRLEKQPVFDAEKFWGEYSVDGLTVKTLPGVFSRDGLDVGSQLLLSTLTPHTKGKVLDVGCGAGVLSVAFARHSPKIRLTLCDVSAPAVEASRATLAANGVEGEVFASNVFSEVKGRFDMIISNPPFHDGMQTSLDAAQTLIRGAVRHLNSGGELRIVANAFLPYPDVLDETFGFHEVIAQTGRFKVYRAIMTRQAKKG from the coding sequence ATGTCTGCATTTACCCCGGCAAGTGAAGTCTTGCTGCGTCACAGTGATGATTTCGAACAAAGCCGTATTCTGTTTGCCGGAGACTTACAGGATGACCTGCCCGCGCGTTTAGATACCGCGGCCAGCCGTGCTCATACCCAGCAATTCCACCACTGGCAGGTATTAAGCCGCCAGATGGGGGATAACGCCCGTTTCAGTCTGGTCGCCACGGCGGATGACGTCGCAGATTGCGATACGCTGATTTACTACTGGCCGAAGAACAAACCGGAAGCCCAGTTCCAGTTGATGAATTTACTTTCTCTGCTGCCAGTGGGGACAGATATTTTTGTCGTTGGCGAGAACCGCAGCGGCGTGCGCAGCGCCGAGCAGATGCTGGCAGATTATGCGCCGTTGAATAAAGTCGACAGCGCTCGTCGCTGTGGCCTCTATTTTGGTCGTCTGGAAAAACAGCCGGTATTTGATGCGGAGAAATTCTGGGGCGAATACAGCGTCGATGGCCTGACGGTCAAAACGCTGCCTGGCGTGTTTAGCCGCGACGGTCTGGATGTCGGTAGCCAGTTGCTGCTCTCGACGTTAACTCCGCACACGAAAGGTAAAGTGCTGGATGTCGGCTGTGGCGCGGGCGTGCTTTCAGTTGCCTTTGCGCGCCATTCGCCGAAAATTCGTCTCACCTTGTGCGATGTCTCTGCCCCGGCGGTAGAAGCCAGCCGCGCAACACTTGCGGCCAACGGTGTTGAAGGTGAAGTCTTTGCCAGCAACGTCTTTTCCGAGGTGAAAGGTCGTTTTGATATGATCATCTCCAACCCGCCGTTCCACGATGGGATGCAAACCAGCCTGGATGCGGCGCAAACGCTGATTCGCGGTGCGGTGCGTCATCTTAATAGCGGCGGCGAGCTGCGAATTGTAGCGAACGCCTTCCTGCCTTATCCGGACGTGCTGGATGAGACATTTGGCTTCCACGAAGTGATCGCGCAAACAGGGCGCTTCAAGGTGTATCGCGCCATTATGACCCGCCAGGCGAAGAAAGGTTAA